Proteins encoded within one genomic window of Bdellovibrionota bacterium:
- a CDS encoding DUF692 domain-containing protein: MNWPKLGFGVGLRPVHYPDILEKHPPVDWFEAVTENFMDTYGRPLHVLEEIRKDYPVGLHGVSLSIGSADPLNRDYLRKLKSLVDRIDPALVTDHLCWTGVDGANLHDLLPLPFTDEAVDHVAGRVRLVQEFLGRRILLENASAYVSFKHSTMSEWDFMSAIAVRADCGILLDVNNLYVNAYNFGFDAETYLKALPSERVGQFHLAGHTNKGSYFFDTHDGHVIESVWDLYRRAVERFGEASTLIEWDAKIPPFPELLAEAERARNIQKEVYGTCEVSLAYA, from the coding sequence GTGAACTGGCCCAAGCTGGGATTCGGCGTAGGCCTCCGTCCGGTCCACTACCCCGACATTTTGGAAAAACATCCTCCCGTCGATTGGTTCGAAGCGGTGACGGAGAATTTCATGGATACTTACGGCCGGCCGCTGCATGTTCTTGAGGAAATAAGAAAGGACTATCCGGTCGGATTGCATGGAGTCTCTCTCTCGATCGGCTCCGCCGATCCGCTCAATCGGGATTACTTAAGAAAACTCAAATCGTTGGTCGACCGAATCGATCCGGCGTTAGTCACGGATCACCTCTGCTGGACCGGCGTGGATGGAGCCAATCTGCACGATCTCCTGCCGCTCCCTTTCACCGACGAAGCCGTCGACCATGTCGCCGGCAGAGTCCGGCTGGTTCAGGAATTCCTGGGCCGGCGAATTTTGCTGGAGAACGCCTCCGCGTACGTCAGCTTTAAGCATTCCACCATGTCGGAGTGGGATTTTATGTCCGCCATCGCCGTTCGGGCCGACTGCGGAATTCTTCTCGATGTGAACAATCTTTATGTCAACGCCTACAATTTTGGCTTTGACGCCGAGACTTATCTGAAAGCACTGCCCTCCGAACGGGTCGGCCAGTTTCACCTGGCCGGGCACACCAATAAAGGAAGTTATTTTTTCGACACCCACGACGGGCATGTGATCGAAAGTGTTTGGGATCTCTACCGCCGCGCCGTCGAGCGTTTCGGCGAGGCCAGCACGTTGATCGAATGGGATGCAAAAATCCCGCCGTTT